A region from the Sutcliffiella horikoshii genome encodes:
- a CDS encoding alanine/glycine:cation symporter family protein, which yields MIDTIIEWSNEILWSYVLIALLVGLGIYFSLKSKFVQFTQLGEMLRLLKESPTSNEAKKRVSSFGAFCISAATRIGTGNLAGVAIAISLGGPGAVFWMWVVALFGASLSFIESTLAQVYKVKDKSGFKGGPAYYMQKAMGARWMGVLFAVLITFCFGLAFTSVQANTITVAFNEAFGVNRLVLGLVLTAIVAMVIFGGVKRIAKVSQVVVPVMAVSYLLLALYVIAINIGEIPGLIGVIVSSAFGLNEAVAGGIGAAIMNGVKRGLFSNEAGMGSAPVAAATADVSHPAKQGFIQTLGVFVDTILICSATAFIILLAGIPGGEEMEGIQLTQVALAEHVGPWASIFIAIAILLFCFSSIIGNYYYGESNIEFIKESKTAIMIFRFAVLGMTVFGSVASLSMVWNMADLFMALMAITNLVALAFIGKIALAVLKDYLKQRKEGKDPVFYASNIKGLENTECWEDEPGNVEEKGA from the coding sequence ATGATAGACACAATTATTGAATGGAGTAATGAAATTCTTTGGTCATATGTTTTAATTGCACTATTGGTTGGCCTTGGAATCTATTTTTCTTTGAAATCAAAATTTGTTCAGTTTACACAGTTGGGTGAGATGCTTCGGTTATTAAAAGAGAGCCCAACTTCAAATGAAGCCAAAAAGAGAGTTTCATCTTTTGGAGCATTCTGTATCAGTGCGGCAACTAGAATAGGAACAGGTAACCTTGCTGGTGTGGCGATTGCCATCTCGCTTGGGGGACCTGGTGCAGTATTTTGGATGTGGGTGGTTGCCCTATTTGGTGCATCCCTAAGCTTTATTGAGAGTACACTTGCACAGGTTTATAAAGTTAAGGACAAGAGCGGCTTTAAAGGTGGTCCTGCCTATTATATGCAAAAGGCAATGGGAGCACGTTGGATGGGAGTTCTATTCGCTGTCTTGATCACTTTTTGCTTCGGGTTGGCATTTACATCTGTCCAAGCGAACACTATTACCGTTGCATTTAACGAAGCCTTTGGAGTGAATCGATTAGTGCTCGGATTAGTTCTAACAGCAATTGTAGCGATGGTTATCTTTGGAGGAGTAAAAAGAATTGCCAAGGTATCACAAGTCGTTGTACCGGTTATGGCTGTTTCTTATTTATTGCTGGCGCTATATGTCATCGCAATTAACATTGGAGAAATTCCAGGACTGATTGGTGTCATCGTTTCAAGTGCCTTTGGACTGAACGAAGCGGTAGCCGGTGGGATCGGTGCTGCCATCATGAATGGTGTAAAACGCGGCCTGTTCTCCAATGAAGCAGGTATGGGTAGTGCTCCGGTTGCAGCGGCAACTGCTGACGTAAGTCATCCTGCCAAACAAGGTTTCATCCAAACCCTTGGGGTATTTGTTGATACTATCTTAATTTGTAGTGCAACAGCCTTCATCATTCTGCTTGCAGGGATTCCTGGCGGGGAAGAGATGGAAGGTATTCAATTGACTCAAGTGGCACTAGCTGAACATGTTGGACCTTGGGCAAGTATTTTTATCGCTATCGCCATTTTGTTATTCTGCTTTAGTTCGATTATTGGAAACTATTATTATGGAGAATCCAATATTGAATTTATCAAAGAAAGCAAAACAGCCATCATGATTTTCCGCTTTGCGGTCCTTGGAATGACGGTCTTTGGTTCTGTTGCAAGCTTGAGCATGGTTTGGAACATGGCGGATTTATTCATGGCATTGATGGCTATCACCAACCTTGTAGCATTGGCGTTTATCGGGAAAATTGCTCTTGCTGTTTTGAAGGATTATTTGAAGCAGCGTAAAGAAGGCAAAGATCCTGTATTCTATGCGAGTAATATTAAGGGGTTAGAGAATACAGAGTGCTGGGAAGATGAGCCCGGAAATGTTGAAGAAAAAGGTGCGTAA
- a CDS encoding AraC family transcriptional regulator: MLYQSRKPNPVLAPWVESYWQVQLDAGPTPKSETILPNGKIEMIFALDGNYTVVNRQTNKVHQAWLSGIQHEPLHISYKGKSNLFGIRFHTYGLFPFLRIPVNETVNVVEPLIDVTGKLYEQLYESISQANSTGEVFSILDLFLVRNLDNDKVKQFKLMSEITRQLNVLPEQPISQLADRMGISQRHLGRICHDHMGVTPKLLARIFRFEKSFSYLYSQKDEEDFKALIDLGFYDQSHFIKEFKRFSGMTPEEYKKRAVESNNFL, encoded by the coding sequence ATGCTCTATCAATCTAGGAAACCTAACCCTGTTTTAGCTCCATGGGTGGAGTCTTATTGGCAGGTTCAATTGGATGCAGGACCAACTCCTAAGAGTGAAACCATTCTCCCCAATGGAAAAATAGAAATGATATTTGCCTTAGATGGAAACTACACCGTGGTAAACCGCCAAACCAATAAAGTCCACCAGGCATGGTTATCTGGTATACAGCATGAACCTTTACATATTTCATATAAGGGAAAGTCGAACCTATTCGGGATAAGGTTTCATACATACGGTCTTTTTCCTTTTTTACGCATTCCTGTTAACGAGACGGTAAACGTGGTGGAGCCATTAATAGATGTTACAGGAAAATTGTATGAACAGCTGTATGAAAGTATCTCTCAAGCCAACTCTACGGGAGAGGTATTCTCTATTCTAGACCTGTTTTTAGTAAGGAATTTGGATAATGATAAAGTAAAACAGTTTAAACTGATGAGTGAGATAACGCGACAGCTTAATGTCCTGCCAGAACAACCGATCTCTCAACTTGCGGACAGGATGGGTATTTCGCAACGCCATTTGGGGAGGATCTGCCATGATCATATGGGAGTCACTCCTAAATTGCTGGCAAGGATATTCCGATTTGAAAAGTCGTTCAGCTATCTCTATTCACAAAAAGATGAGGAGGATTTCAAGGCGCTAATTGACCTGGGATTCTATGATCAATCACATTTTATTAAAGAATTTAAAAGGTTTTCGGGAATGACTCCAGAAGAATATAAGAAGAGAGCAGTAGAGTCTAACAATTTTTTATAG
- a CDS encoding DUF1761 domain-containing protein, whose amino-acid sequence MQSILEGINYWAVLISALSAFLIGGLWYSVLFGKAWMEIHKFTEDELKKSAGRVFGGAFVLAIIISFSLAMFIGPESTGSFGLFAGFMAGAFYVSAALGITYLFERKPLKLFLIDAGYHIVTFTLMGWILGTWS is encoded by the coding sequence ATGCAAAGTATTTTGGAGGGCATCAACTACTGGGCTGTGCTGATTTCGGCTCTATCAGCTTTTCTTATTGGCGGGCTTTGGTATTCCGTTCTTTTCGGAAAGGCTTGGATGGAGATACATAAGTTTACAGAAGACGAATTAAAAAAGTCAGCAGGTAGAGTGTTTGGCGGTGCGTTTGTTTTGGCAATTATCATTTCTTTTTCATTAGCCATGTTTATCGGCCCAGAAAGCACCGGTAGTTTTGGATTGTTTGCTGGTTTTATGGCAGGTGCTTTTTACGTTTCGGCAGCTTTGGGTATCACGTATCTTTTTGAGCGCAAACCGTTGAAACTGTTTTTAATTGATGCAGGATATCATATCGTAACTTTTACATTGATGGGATGGATTCTTGGAACATGGTCATGA
- a CDS encoding DinB family protein, whose product MEEVLFKQMQFVRKRTIAALDATTEKLADEMPGNVKNSIRWNLGHIFVSQDTLLYPFIGEEHNAPKDYVDMFAIGSSPHQWKVEPPTLKEIRNYLVEQPIRIQRDFAGKLEERIQKPFKLGDYELTTLGELLSFAIWHEGLHQGTINTIKRAVGTKDLWSKVTEENQLV is encoded by the coding sequence ATGGAAGAAGTGTTATTTAAGCAAATGCAGTTTGTCCGAAAGAGAACCATTGCGGCTCTTGATGCCACTACGGAAAAACTTGCAGATGAGATGCCGGGAAATGTGAAAAACTCAATCAGATGGAATTTGGGACATATTTTCGTTTCACAAGATACTTTGCTCTATCCATTCATTGGAGAGGAACACAATGCACCAAAGGATTATGTTGACATGTTTGCAATAGGGTCAAGCCCTCATCAATGGAAGGTAGAGCCTCCTACCTTGAAAGAAATTAGGAACTATTTAGTGGAACAGCCTATTCGTATTCAAAGAGACTTTGCAGGAAAGCTGGAAGAAAGAATACAAAAGCCATTCAAATTGGGAGATTATGAGCTTACAACACTTGGTGAGCTGCTGAGCTTTGCCATATGGCATGAGGGGTTGCATCAAGGTACAATTAATACAATCAAGCGGGCAGTCGGGACAAAGGACCTTTGGAGTAAAGTGACAGAAGAAAATCAGCTTGTATAA
- a CDS encoding VOC family protein encodes MNHFHRSPTTYVQDVMIKVENLQRSIEFYTTIIGFQLLKQTESQAVFSATGQSPLLTIVQPKDIKPKQQRTTGLYHFALLLPSRADLGSIMHHFIAKGVRLQGASDHLVSEALYLADPDGNGIEIYRDRPAEEWNWNGSEVEMASIALDVEGLLKEGQDTKWDGLPHETVMGHIHLHVSELKDTEQFYTEGLGFEVVTRYGAQVLFISTERYHHHIGLNTWNGVGAPAPEGNSVGLVWFSLVYSSEEKKLAAVDRLKSLGYKVEVSDSEYLAKDPSGNKIKLV; translated from the coding sequence ATGAACCACTTCCATCGAAGTCCTACCACTTATGTGCAGGATGTCATGATAAAGGTAGAAAATCTTCAACGTTCCATTGAGTTTTATACAACAATAATTGGTTTTCAACTATTAAAGCAAACAGAATCCCAAGCGGTATTCTCGGCAACTGGCCAGTCGCCATTGTTGACTATAGTTCAACCAAAGGATATTAAACCGAAACAGCAACGCACGACCGGTCTTTATCATTTTGCTCTTCTCTTGCCATCACGAGCAGATCTTGGTAGCATCATGCATCATTTTATCGCCAAGGGTGTCCGTCTCCAAGGGGCTTCAGATCACCTTGTAAGTGAGGCATTGTATTTGGCGGATCCAGATGGAAACGGGATTGAAATTTATAGGGACCGTCCGGCTGAGGAATGGAATTGGAATGGATCAGAAGTGGAGATGGCATCGATAGCACTTGATGTGGAAGGCTTGTTAAAAGAGGGTCAAGATACCAAATGGGATGGTCTACCTCATGAAACAGTCATGGGACATATACACCTTCACGTTTCTGAACTAAAAGATACCGAGCAGTTTTATACAGAAGGGCTCGGGTTTGAAGTTGTCACTCGCTATGGGGCCCAAGTTTTGTTCATTTCAACGGAACGTTATCATCATCATATCGGGCTGAATACATGGAATGGAGTTGGAGCACCTGCACCTGAAGGGAATTCCGTAGGTCTTGTATGGTTCTCATTGGTGTATTCAAGTGAAGAAAAGAAGCTGGCTGCAGTTGATAGGCTAAAGTCATTAGGCTATAAAGTTGAGGTATCTGATAGCGAATATTTAGCAAAGGATCCTTCAGGCAATAAGATAAAACTCGTTTAA
- a CDS encoding DUF3231 family protein codes for MKEHNIQLTTPEIAALWTTYIQNSATICFYKHFLQQLEDSEIERIVKESLYLEERYNEEIEKIFLKEGFPVPDGFSDKDVNLEAPPLYTDLFALSFAYRVGQMTVPYYASVLTKIARGDVVAFFSECLKTSTKHYRNALDLMLAKGIYDRPPKVPYPKNVTYIKEQQTILGSWFGDKRPLNVMELGEIFYVIERNYIGMVMLLGLIQVMRDREIKEYLKEGKKLAQKQVEVFNKVLKDEDHLGNVPVSLEVTDSTVSPFSDRLILFLITTTSSAGLYLLAYAMSTAMRKDLAMHYSTIMLDVAKYGEDGLEMLIRRGWMEQPPQSVDREKLQE; via the coding sequence ATGAAGGAACATAACATACAGCTGACAACGCCGGAGATTGCGGCATTATGGACAACATACATACAGAACAGTGCAACGATTTGCTTTTATAAGCACTTTCTTCAACAGTTGGAAGACTCGGAGATTGAGCGGATTGTTAAGGAGTCATTGTACTTAGAAGAAAGATACAATGAAGAAATTGAAAAGATTTTTTTGAAGGAAGGCTTTCCGGTGCCAGATGGATTTTCCGATAAAGATGTCAATCTGGAAGCTCCTCCCTTATATACAGATCTCTTTGCACTAAGTTTTGCCTATAGGGTCGGGCAGATGACAGTACCCTATTATGCTTCGGTTTTGACAAAGATAGCAAGAGGCGATGTGGTTGCCTTTTTCAGCGAATGTTTAAAAACTTCAACCAAACATTACAGGAATGCACTTGATTTGATGCTTGCGAAAGGGATATATGACAGACCACCCAAAGTCCCCTATCCGAAAAATGTTACATACATTAAAGAGCAGCAGACAATCCTTGGTTCTTGGTTTGGTGACAAAAGGCCCCTGAATGTGATGGAACTTGGAGAAATATTTTATGTGATTGAGCGTAACTATATTGGGATGGTCATGTTATTGGGACTAATTCAAGTCATGAGGGACCGGGAGATCAAGGAATATTTAAAAGAAGGGAAGAAACTTGCGCAAAAACAGGTGGAAGTCTTCAATAAAGTTCTGAAAGATGAGGATCATTTAGGAAATGTTCCTGTTAGTCTTGAGGTAACAGATTCTACCGTGTCTCCGTTCTCTGATAGGTTGATCTTGTTTTTGATCACGACCACAAGTTCAGCTGGATTATACTTGCTTGCATATGCCATGTCCACTGCGATGAGGAAAGACCTTGCCATGCACTATTCCACCATTATGTTGGATGTAGCCAAATATGGGGAGGACGGACTGGAGATGCTGATAAGACGCGGCTGGATGGAACAGCCTCCGCAATCAGTGGACCGAGAAAAGCTGCAAGAATAA
- a CDS encoding GNAT family N-acetyltransferase, whose translation MKEPVISCPSSDLMEEVATFIAKLNGQPSSHIGYCGKQQQEILSYLQNELTDVPFEKAFVLAYKEDTLVGVAGFDADFEQKSAEVWGPFIEANHQDQAICLVKEMLQLLPSEVEKLCMFPNKENETAVITAANFNFSKQSEQAILIMRRNDFSASQASKLPFLTEQSNSEMIRLHNLAFPDTYYNGEQIINRINEHRKVFYYMRENKFAGYIYVEVEPEFSEASIEFFAVDVRFRGQSIGTELLKGAVSWIFSFKEIDELRLCVNSTNNQAIRLYQKAGFKLADELYFFQKELKVPV comes from the coding sequence ATGAAAGAACCTGTAATCTCTTGTCCTTCCAGTGATTTAATGGAAGAAGTGGCAACTTTTATCGCAAAACTCAATGGTCAGCCAAGTAGTCATATCGGATATTGTGGCAAACAACAACAGGAAATCTTAAGCTACTTGCAAAATGAACTTACAGATGTACCGTTTGAAAAAGCCTTCGTTTTAGCCTATAAGGAAGATACATTGGTTGGGGTAGCTGGATTTGATGCTGATTTTGAGCAAAAGTCTGCAGAAGTATGGGGGCCGTTTATAGAAGCTAATCACCAAGATCAAGCAATATGTTTAGTCAAGGAAATGCTGCAACTTCTCCCTTCAGAGGTGGAAAAACTTTGCATGTTCCCTAACAAGGAGAATGAAACAGCAGTCATAACCGCAGCTAATTTCAACTTCTCAAAACAAAGCGAACAAGCTATTTTGATTATGAGACGAAACGACTTTTCTGCCTCACAAGCATCTAAGCTACCCTTCCTCACAGAGCAATCCAACAGTGAGATGATCCGCCTGCACAACCTGGCCTTTCCTGATACATACTATAATGGAGAACAAATTATAAACCGGATTAATGAACACCGGAAAGTATTTTATTATATGAGAGAAAACAAATTTGCAGGGTACATTTATGTAGAAGTAGAACCTGAATTTTCGGAAGCCAGCATCGAGTTTTTTGCAGTGGATGTGCGTTTTCGGGGACAAAGCATCGGTACAGAACTTTTAAAAGGGGCGGTTTCTTGGATCTTTTCATTCAAAGAAATCGACGAACTCAGGCTATGTGTAAATTCAACCAATAACCAAGCAATACGGCTATATCAGAAGGCTGGTTTTAAGCTTGCTGATGAGCTATATTTTTTCCAGAAGGAGCTGAAGGTCCCAGTATGA
- a CDS encoding DUF1538 domain-containing protein yields the protein MEDIKDSVKESFLAILPVSAVIILLQIFLIGLPLEKFLLFLIGLLMVTFGLMFFLMGVNIGLLPVGDMIGKALPKPKKKWLIIVVGLLLGTAVTVAEPDVRVLATQVDEVSEGKITSTVLILSVALGVGIFVALAMVRTIYKIKLPYLIMPAYLLVFLLAFFTPETFVPISFDAGGVTTGPLTVPFILALGVGVASVMRKDESSSEGFGLVALASIGPILAVLLLGVIYQ from the coding sequence ATGGAGGATATTAAAGATTCAGTCAAGGAATCTTTTCTGGCAATTTTACCAGTATCAGCGGTAATCATTTTACTTCAGATTTTTTTAATAGGACTTCCTCTTGAGAAGTTCCTTTTATTCTTAATAGGACTATTAATGGTGACCTTTGGATTGATGTTCTTCCTCATGGGTGTGAACATAGGACTTTTACCTGTTGGGGACATGATTGGAAAGGCCCTTCCAAAACCAAAAAAGAAGTGGTTAATCATCGTTGTCGGGCTATTGTTGGGTACCGCCGTCACTGTGGCAGAACCTGATGTAAGGGTGCTGGCAACGCAGGTGGATGAAGTATCGGAGGGGAAAATCACCTCGACTGTATTGATTCTTTCCGTAGCTCTTGGAGTTGGGATATTCGTGGCGCTGGCGATGGTAAGAACTATCTATAAGATTAAACTGCCTTACCTTATAATGCCTGCGTATTTGCTTGTTTTTCTTCTAGCATTCTTTACTCCTGAGACATTTGTTCCGATTTCATTTGATGCTGGAGGTGTGACGACAGGTCCGCTTACTGTCCCGTTTATCCTTGCTTTGGGAGTCGGTGTTGCGTCTGTGATGAGAAAGGATGAATCATCGAGTGAAGGCTTTGGATTGGTTGCACTGGCGTCCATTGGACCAATACTTGCAGTACTGCTATTGGGGGTGATTTATCAATGA
- a CDS encoding DUF1538 domain-containing protein, which yields MIHDIFKGFGGLLLEVTFALVPLLVFFLVFQFIFLKLNWDKLKKILLGFGFSYIGLVLFLQGVHIGFMPVGEKMGESLGEMTHSWILIPIGFVLGFVATIAEPAVRVLNKEVSDVTEGYISKKAMLLTLSVGVGVAIALSMLRIQFNFSIWYYLIPGYLIAFILLFFTKKIFVSIAFDSGGVATGPMTVTFILSMAVGVASVTEGSDPLTDGFGMIALVALAPIISVLVLGIIYKKEVEENG from the coding sequence ATGATTCACGATATTTTTAAGGGATTTGGAGGACTGCTTCTTGAGGTAACCTTCGCGTTAGTGCCGTTATTAGTCTTTTTCCTCGTTTTTCAATTCATTTTCTTGAAACTCAACTGGGATAAACTCAAGAAAATATTGCTTGGTTTCGGATTTTCCTACATAGGACTGGTCTTATTCCTTCAAGGCGTGCACATCGGTTTTATGCCAGTTGGAGAAAAAATGGGGGAGAGTCTTGGCGAAATGACTCATTCGTGGATATTAATACCGATTGGCTTTGTTCTTGGCTTTGTCGCTACGATAGCAGAGCCTGCTGTAAGAGTACTGAATAAAGAGGTCTCCGATGTCACGGAAGGATATATCTCCAAGAAGGCGATGCTTCTGACACTGTCTGTTGGAGTAGGGGTAGCGATAGCTTTGTCCATGCTCCGTATTCAGTTCAATTTTTCCATCTGGTATTACCTCATACCAGGCTACCTTATCGCATTTATCCTTCTGTTTTTTACCAAAAAAATATTCGTCAGTATTGCCTTTGATTCCGGAGGAGTTGCTACAGGACCTATGACGGTTACCTTTATTCTTTCCATGGCGGTAGGGGTTGCATCTGTAACAGAGGGAAGTGATCCCCTGACTGATGGCTTTGGAATGATTGCACTTGTAGCACTTGCTCCCATCATTTCAGTTCTTGTGTTAGGTATTATTTATAAAAAAGAAGTGGAAGAGAACGGATAG
- a CDS encoding ring-cleaving dioxygenase, translated as MELLGLHHVSILTAKAEKNYQFFTEVLGMRLVKKTVNQDNTSSYHLFYGDAEGNPGTEITFFDIPGLGRTHEGVSSISSTSLRVATTESLRFWQQRFRTFNIKQEEIKKRADRDTLAFEDYDGTKLLLVADNGERGVLAGVPWEKNDIPKEHAIIGLGPVTLTVKSALPTTSILTNVLGFQFKGSYPSLKGEFPAIEVYSTGEGGAGAEVHIETRLDLPAEKIGRGGVHHVAFRVPNQEEFQKWVQRVRETRLPNSGEVERYYFKALYFREPNGILFELSTDTPGFSADEPLETMGEKLALPPFLEPKREEIEASLRPLEIN; from the coding sequence ATGGAATTATTAGGTTTACACCACGTTTCTATATTAACAGCTAAAGCAGAAAAAAATTATCAATTTTTCACAGAGGTTCTTGGGATGCGACTTGTTAAAAAGACCGTAAATCAAGATAATACCTCCTCCTATCATTTATTTTATGGTGACGCAGAAGGAAATCCAGGAACCGAGATTACCTTTTTCGATATTCCCGGCTTAGGCAGGACCCATGAAGGAGTTTCAAGCATTTCTTCTACTTCTTTACGTGTGGCCACCACCGAGTCACTACGTTTTTGGCAGCAGAGATTCCGGACATTTAACATAAAACAAGAAGAAATAAAAAAGCGGGCAGACAGAGACACTTTGGCATTTGAAGATTACGATGGAACAAAGTTATTATTAGTGGCTGACAACGGAGAAAGAGGTGTTTTAGCTGGGGTTCCTTGGGAAAAGAATGACATCCCAAAGGAGCATGCCATTATTGGACTTGGACCTGTAACGTTGACAGTTAAATCTGCCCTGCCGACCACAAGCATCTTAACCAATGTGCTTGGGTTTCAATTTAAAGGGTCCTATCCTTCCCTTAAAGGGGAATTCCCTGCCATCGAAGTATACTCAACTGGAGAAGGCGGTGCGGGAGCAGAAGTGCATATTGAAACAAGGCTAGATCTTCCAGCTGAAAAAATAGGTCGAGGCGGCGTACATCATGTAGCATTCCGGGTTCCAAACCAAGAAGAGTTTCAAAAGTGGGTACAACGAGTGAGAGAAACCCGCCTCCCGAACTCAGGAGAAGTAGAAAGATATTATTTTAAGGCACTCTACTTCAGAGAGCCTAATGGTATTCTTTTTGAACTATCCACTGATACTCCTGGATTCAGTGCAGACGAGCCGCTAGAAACAATGGGAGAAAAGCTTGCTCTCCCACCTTTTTTAGAACCAAAAAGAGAAGAAATCGAAGCAAGTTTACGACCACTTGAAATAAACTAA
- a CDS encoding hemolysin family protein, which produces MDSIPYDSIILLGALLILSGYFSASETAITSVNKVRLRNQADNNARAKRSLNMAENFDQSVSTILIGNNIVNIAMAAIATNIATQLYGSNGSTLAITTAIITIVVLVFGEILPKSLAKQYAEKYLLLISASLMTVMKLFYPITWLFVQLKVGIKKLLGADKEEPTVTEEDVIAMVEIGEEEGTFLTQERELLHNAIAFDDIVVKDILTPRPDVVAISEDTSIEEIKDIFIKEQYSRLPLYEGSIDNITGVISHRDFFAQYVQNPNFSLKEIARSPFFVIGSAKISNLLKELQTSQNHLAIVLDEYGGTAGIISIEDIIEEIVGEIWDEHDENENLVEVLDELKFRMDGRLPVEEFTELLQLEVAESTANTLGGWISDMLGYLPKKGERVECESFVIHIEEVKKHRIQKVVVEKNVDFVFSA; this is translated from the coding sequence TTGGATAGTATACCCTATGACTCGATAATTTTATTAGGGGCATTGTTAATATTATCAGGATATTTTTCGGCATCTGAAACGGCTATTACGAGCGTCAACAAAGTGCGGCTTCGTAATCAGGCAGACAACAATGCAAGAGCAAAACGCTCATTAAACATGGCAGAAAACTTTGATCAAAGTGTTTCTACAATCCTAATAGGTAATAATATTGTCAACATTGCAATGGCAGCAATAGCAACTAATATTGCCACTCAGTTATATGGGAGCAATGGCAGCACACTTGCGATCACGACAGCAATTATTACGATAGTAGTCCTTGTTTTTGGGGAGATTTTGCCGAAATCTTTAGCTAAACAATATGCAGAAAAATATTTACTTTTAATATCTGCTTCTTTAATGACAGTCATGAAACTCTTTTATCCGATTACATGGTTGTTCGTCCAGCTGAAAGTAGGGATCAAAAAACTCCTTGGAGCAGATAAGGAGGAACCTACCGTTACAGAAGAAGATGTAATTGCGATGGTTGAGATCGGAGAAGAAGAAGGGACTTTTCTCACACAAGAACGAGAATTGCTGCATAATGCCATAGCGTTTGATGATATCGTCGTGAAAGATATCCTTACGCCAAGGCCAGATGTAGTGGCCATCTCAGAGGATACGTCTATTGAAGAAATTAAAGACATTTTTATAAAAGAACAATATTCACGCTTACCTTTATATGAAGGATCCATCGACAACATTACTGGAGTTATTTCACATAGAGATTTCTTTGCCCAATATGTTCAGAATCCTAACTTTTCATTAAAAGAAATTGCACGCAGTCCGTTTTTTGTCATCGGATCTGCCAAAATATCTAATCTCCTTAAAGAGCTGCAGACTTCACAAAATCATTTGGCCATTGTGCTTGATGAATACGGTGGAACCGCGGGTATTATCTCGATTGAAGATATTATTGAAGAGATTGTCGGGGAAATATGGGATGAGCATGATGAAAACGAAAACTTGGTGGAAGTACTCGATGAATTGAAGTTTCGTATGGATGGGCGTCTCCCTGTAGAAGAATTTACGGAGTTGCTACAACTTGAAGTAGCCGAATCCACCGCTAACACGCTAGGTGGCTGGATTTCAGATATGCTTGGCTATCTTCCGAAAAAGGGAGAAAGAGTGGAATGCGAAAGCTTCGTCATTCACATAGAAGAAGTGAAAAAGCATCGAATTCAAAAAGTAGTTGTGGAAAAAAATGTTGATTTCGTTTTTTCTGCATAA
- a CDS encoding sodium:calcium antiporter: MVYLLFIISVIVTVGVAVKLSQYADIISKKSMKGGAFLGAALLGGATSLPEITTSYTAAIINNPDLILGNILGSNLFNMLTLAFINIYFIKKRIFQHKTKEHVFTALVGLILSIYLLVGLHIKSGFQVFGIGLDSILLLAGYVLGMIFLSKLEVPEVQEAPLNTTKAKKEIDYSSISMKRTVSFFILSCFLIMVFGTILTVTGDRIGELTGLGSSFVGMFMIAITTSLPEVVSCIVAVRLGNPGLAIGSVLGSNLFNLFVLGSSDIFYRGGLLLSSVELFHYISTITLIIMNLIVLYTMLHRTKVKQAPSYLIISLAIIALYVANSIYLFVSP; the protein is encoded by the coding sequence TTGGTCTATTTATTATTTATCATCAGTGTAATTGTAACGGTTGGGGTTGCTGTTAAGCTTTCTCAATATGCGGATATCATCAGCAAAAAATCAATGAAAGGTGGAGCATTCCTGGGAGCTGCACTGCTTGGAGGAGCTACATCCCTGCCGGAAATCACGACAAGTTATACCGCAGCCATTATCAACAACCCAGATCTTATCCTAGGTAACATTCTCGGAAGCAACCTTTTTAATATGCTGACTTTGGCTTTCATTAATATCTACTTTATCAAGAAGAGAATCTTCCAACATAAAACGAAGGAGCATGTTTTTACAGCGCTAGTAGGTTTGATTCTTTCCATTTATCTTTTGGTAGGTCTTCATATAAAATCAGGATTTCAAGTGTTCGGGATTGGATTGGATTCGATTCTGTTGTTAGCTGGATATGTGCTTGGAATGATCTTTCTTTCTAAACTAGAGGTCCCGGAAGTCCAAGAAGCTCCACTAAATACGACCAAGGCAAAAAAGGAAATCGATTACTCATCCATCTCGATGAAACGGACTGTCTCATTCTTTATACTTAGCTGCTTTCTTATCATGGTGTTTGGTACAATCTTAACTGTGACTGGAGACAGGATCGGGGAACTCACAGGTTTGGGTTCAAGCTTTGTTGGGATGTTTATGATAGCCATCACAACCTCGTTGCCAGAAGTGGTAAGTTGTATCGTTGCAGTCCGTCTTGGGAATCCAGGGCTAGCGATTGGAAGTGTGTTGGGAAGTAACCTTTTCAACTTATTTGTACTTGGCAGTTCAGATATTTTTTACAGAGGTGGGCTGTTACTCTCATCGGTAGAGTTGTTCCATTATATATCCACGATTACCCTGATTATCATGAACCTGATCGTCTTATATACCATGCTGCATCGAACGAAAGTGAAGCAAGCACCGAGCTATCTCATCATATCGTTAGCAATCATTGCGCTATATGTGGCAAACAGCATCTATTTGTTTGTTAGTCCTTAA